In Flavobacterium hankyongi, the genomic window TAAATTGGAGAAAATCGTTTTAAGTAAAGGAGTTGGTGCGGCTGTATCTGATAAAAAACTTATCGATTACGCTGTAGAAGAGTTGACAAAAATTACTGGTCAAAAAGCAGTAGCTACTATTTCTAAAAAAGACGTTGCGTCTTTCAAATTAAGAAAAGGTATGCCAATTGGTGCTAAAGTAACTTTACGTGGAGAAAGAATGTATGAATTCTTAGATCGCTTAATTACGGCTTCATTACCACGTGTAAGAGATTTTGGTGGAATTAAATCTTCAGGTTTCGACGGAAGAGGTAATTACAACTTAGGAGTTCTTGAGCAAATCATCTTCCCCGAAATTGATATTGATAAAGTGAATAAAATTTCTGGTATGGATATTACTTTTGTAACTTCTGCCGATACAGACAAAGAAGCAAAATCATTATTAGCTGAATTAGGTTTACCTTTTAAAAAGAATTAAGACATGGCTAAAGAATCAATGAAAGCCCGCGAGGTTAAAAGACAAAAAACGGTAGAAAAATATGCAGAGAAAAGAAAAGCTTTGTTAGAAGCTGGAGATTATGCTGCTTTACAAAAGTTACCGAAAAATGCTTCACCAGTTCGTTTACACAATCGTTGTAAATTAACAGGTAGACCAAGAGGGTATATGCGTCAATTCGGTATTTCGCGTGTAACATTCCGTGAAATGGCAAACAGTGGATTGATTCCAGGAGTTAAAAAAGCTTCTTGGTAGTTTGCAAAAAAGTATTATATTTGCAAACTTAAAATATTAAAGTTTAATAGGTTAAAGGTTCAACTCACTGAGGGTGAGTTGAAAACCATAACCACAATTTGTTTATAATGTATACAGATCCAATTGCGGATTATCTTACGAGAGTTAGAAATGCAGTAAAAGCAAACCACAAAGTGGTTGAAATCCCTGCGTCTAACTTGAAAAAAGAAATCACAAAAATCTTATTCGATCAAGGTTATATTCTTAGCTACAAGTTCGAAGACAGTACTGTTCAAGGTACTATCAAAATTGCCCTTAAGTATGATAAAGATACTAAAGAGCCAGTAATTAAAGATATTCAAAGAATTAGTAAACCAGGTTTACGTAAGTATGCAGGTGCTTCTAAATTACCAAGAATTTTGAATGGTTTAGGTATTGCTATCGTGTCAACTTCAAAAGGAGTTATGACTGGAAAACAAGCTAAACAATTAAATGTTGGTGGTGAGGTAATCTGTTACGTATACTAAAAAAGAGATAAGAAATGTCAAGAATAGGTAAAAATCCAATTGCAATTCCAGCTGGCGTAACTGTAGAAGTTAAGGATGCTGTTGTTACAGTTAAAGGAAAACTAGGGCAACTTTCTCAAGAGTTTACAAACAATGTTACTGTAACTGTTGAAGAAAATCAAGTTCTTGTTTCAAGAGCTGCCGATAGCAAAGAAGAGAGAGCTCAACACGGTTTGTATAGAGCTTTAATCAATAATATGATTACTGGTGTGTCTACTGGTTTTACTAAAGAATTAGAATTTGTGGGAGTTGGTTACAGAGCTTCTAATCAAGGAAATAAACTTGATTTGGCTTTGGGTTACTCGCACAATATCGTTTTAGAGGTTGCGCCTGAGGTTGTTGTAGAAACAATTTCTGAAAAAGGTAAAAACCCTATCGTAAAATTAACTTCTTATGACAAACAACTTTTAGGTCAGGTTGCTGCGAAAATCAGAGGTTTCCGTAAGCCTGAACCATACAAAGGAAAAGGTATTAAGTTTGTAGGTGAAGTATTAAGAAGAAAAGCAGGTAAATCAGCTTAAAAAATAAGGTTATGTCATTAACAAAAACTGATAGAAGACAAAGAATACAGTACAGAATTAGAAAAATTGTTAGCGGAACTGCTGCAAGACCTCGTTTATCTGTATTCAGAAGTAACAAAGAAATCTATGCTCAGCTTATAGATGATGTAAACGGTGTTACATTATTAGCAGCTTCTTCTCGCGAAAAAGGTGTTGATACTAAAGGAACTAAAGTAGAAATTGCTGCGGCAGTTGGTAAATTAGTTGCAGAGAAAGCTTTAAAAGCTGGTATCGATAATGTTACATTTGATAGAGGTGGATATTTATACCACGGTCGTGTTCAATCATTAGCAGAAGGCGCTAGAGCCGCTGGATTAAAATTCTAAAATTATGTATCATAATTATAAAAACGTAGAACTAGTAAAACCAAGTGGTCTTGAATTGAAAGATCGTTTAGTTAGTGTTAATCGTGTTACTAAGGTTACAAAAGGTGGTAGAGCTTTCGGGTTTTCTGCAATTGTAGTAGTAGGTGATGAGCATGGTGTAGTTGGTCACGGATTAGGAAAATCTAAAGATGTTTCTGAAGCAATCGCTAAAGCGGTGGAAGATGCTAAGAAAAATTTAGTGAGAATTCCTTTAAGTGGTCATTCAGTTCCTCATGAGCAAAAAGGTAAATTTGGTGGAGCAAGAGTATTTTTAATGCCTGCTTCTCACGGTACCGGAGTAATTGCTGGAGGTGCTGTTCGTGCCGTACTTGAATCAGTAGGGGTGCACGATGTATTGTCTAAATCTCAAGGATCTTCAAACCCTCACAATGTAGTTAAAGCAACTTTCGATGCTTTATTACAAATGAGAAGCGCAGTTACTGTAGCTAAGCAAAGAGGAGTTTCTTTAGAGAAAGTATTTAAAGGTTAATTCAAGGAAATTATGGCAAAGATTAAAGTAAAACAAGTAAGAAGCAAAATCAACTGTCCAGTAAACCAAAAAAGAGTATTAGAATCTTTGGGTTTACGTAAAATGGGTCAAGTTGTTGAGCACGATGCAAATCCTGCTATCCTTGGAATGGTAAATAAAGTTAAACACTTAGTTTCTGTAGAAGAAGCTTAATAACTAATATTGTTATGAATTTAAGTAATTTACAACCAGCTGAAGGTTCAACGCACAACCAAAACAAAAGAGTAGGTAGAGGTGAAGGTTCTGGAAAAGGTGGTACTGCTGCACGTGGTCACAAAGGAGCTAAGTCTCGTTCTGGTTATTCTAAAAAAATTGGTTTTGAAGGAGGGCAAATGCCGCTTCAAAGACGTGTACCTAAATTTGGTTTCAAAAATATCAATAGAGTTGAATATCAAGGTGTAAACCTAGATACTTTACAAGCTCTTGTTGATAACGGATATGCTACTGATACTGTAGATTTCGCTACATTAGTAGAAAACCGTTTAGCTACTAAAACTGAAGTTGTTAAGATTTTAGGAAGAGGTGAGCTTAAAGCTAAATTAAAAGTAAGTGCACACAAATTCACGGCTACTGCTAAAGCTGCTATCGAAGCTGCTGGTGGTGAAGCTATAGAATTATAATTTTCTGAACACGATGAAAAAATTTATTGAATCGTTACAAAACGTTTGGAAAATAGAGGAACTAAAAAACAGAATCCTAATTACATTAGGATTTCTGTTAGTTTATCGTTTTGGCGCTCAAGTAACGTTACCAGGTATAGATGCTTCTAAATTACAAGGATTAACTAATCAAACAGATAAAGGTATTGGTTGGTTAATTGACGTGTTTACAGGTGGAGCATTTTCACAAGCCTCGGTATTTGCTTTGGGTATTATGCCTTACATTTCTGCTTCAATTGTAGTACAGTTAATGGGAATTGCAATTCCTTATTTACAAAAACTTCAAAATGAAGGAGAAAGTGGTAGAAAGAAGATGAATCAAATCACAAGATGGTTAACAATTGGAATCACTTTAGTGCAAGGTCCTGGTTATATCTATAACTTATACCGTACACTTCCAGCTGATGCTTTCTTATTAGGATTTAATTCATTCGGATTTCTATTCTCGTCAGTAATTATTTTAACTACAGGAACTATTTTTGCAATGTGGTTAGGAGAAAAAATTACTGATAAAGGTATTGGAAACGGTATTTCATTATTAATCCTTGTTGGAATTGTTGCTAGAATGCCACAAGCATTTATTCAAGAATTCTCATCAGTAGTTAGTAATAATAACGGAGGACCAATGTTAATTGTTCTTGAAGTTATTATTTGGCTATTAGTAATCATTGCATGTATATTAATGGTTATGGCAGTTCGTAAAGTCCCTGTACAATATGCTCGTCGTTCAGTTTCTGGAGACTTAGAGCAAGATTTAATGGGAGGTAACCGTCAATTTATACCATTAAAATTAAATGCATCTGGAGTTATGCCAATCATTTTTGCCCAAGCAATCATGTTTATACCAGCAGCAATTGCAGGTTTATCATCTTCAGAAACAGCAAGATCTATTAGCACAAGATTTCAAAATATTTTTGGATGGGAGTACAACCTGTTATTTGCAACGTTAATTATAGTATTTACTTATTTTTACACTGCAATTACAGTTCCTACTAATAAGATGGCTGACGATTTAAAAAGAAGTGGTGGATTCATTCCAGGTGTTAAACCAGGAGTTGAAACTGCTGACTTTTTAGATAGAGTGATGTCTTTAATTACATTCCCTGGATCATTATTCCTTGCGTTACTTGCTGTGTTCCCAGCAATAGTTCAAACTGCAATGGGGGTACAAACGCAATGGGCTTTGTTCTTTGGAGGTACATCATTATTAATTTTGGTTGGAGTAGCAATTGATACTGTTCAACAAATTAATTCATATTTGTTAAATAAACATTATGATGGTTTGATGAAAAGTGGTAAAAACAGAAAAGCAGTAGCTTAATATGGCAAAACAATCAGCAATAGAACAAGACGGATCAATTATTGAAGCATTGTCAAATGCAATGTTCCGTGTTGAGTTAGAAAATGGACATATCGTAATTGCTCACATTTCAGGAAAGATGCGTATGCATTATATCAAATTATTACCTGGTGATAAAGTGAAACTTGAAATGAGTCCATACGATTTGTCAAAAGCAAGAATTACTTATAGATACTAAAGCTACTAAAATGAAAGTAAGAGCATCAGTAAAGAAGAGAAGTGCCGAGTGCATTATCGTTCGTAGAAAAGGAAGATTATACGTTATTAACAAAAAGAATCCTAGATTTAAACAAAGACAAGGATAATTATGGCAAGAATAGCAGGGGTAGATATCCCAAAAAACAAAAGAGGAGTTATTGCTTTGACATATATCTTCGGAATTGGAAAAAGCAGAGCTATTGAGATCTTAGAAAAGGCTCAAGTAAGTCAAGACAAAAAAGTTCAAGACTGGAATGACGACGAAATTGGAGCAATCCGTGACGCAGTTTCATACTACAAAATTGAAGGTGAATTACGTTCAGAAACTTCATTAAACATCAAACGTTTAATGGATATTGGATGCTACAGAGGAATCCGTCATAGAGCAGGTCTTCCATTAAGAGGACAAAGAACTAAAAACAATTCTAGAACTAGAAAAGGTAAAAGAAAAACTGTTGCTAACAAGAAAAAAGCAACTAAATAATAAGTAGTAATATGGCTAAGACAAGCACAAAAAAACGTAAAGTTATCGTTGAGTCGACAGGAGAAGCGCATATTAGTGCAACTTTTAACAACATCATCATTTCGTTAACTAACAAAAAAGGTGAAGTTGTTTCATGGTCATCTGCTGGTAAAATGGGCTTCAGAGGTTCTAAAAAGAATACTCCGTATGCAGCTCAAATGGCAGCTGAAGACTGTTCAAAAGTAGCATTAGAAGCTGGACTTAAAAAGGTGAAAGTTTTTGTGAAAGGTCCTGGAAATGGTAGAGAATCTGCAATCAGATCAATTCATAATTCAGGAATAGAAGTAACAGAAATTATCGACGTTACTCCACTTCCACACAACGGATGTCGTCCTCCAAAAAGACGTAGAGTTTAATTTATTTAAGTATAACACTAGGTAGAAAACAGATTATCGGAGGATTTGACGACCTGAATTCATAATCTCTACCTTAAAATTTTTTAAAATGGCAAGATATACTGGTCCAAAAACAAAAATTGCTCGTAAGTTTGGCGAAGCAATCTTCGGAGATGATAAAGCCTTCGAGAAAAGAAATTACCCTCCAGGGCAACATGGTTTAGCTAAAAAGAGAGGTAAAAAATCTGAATACGCTATCCAGTTAATGGAAAAGCAAAAAGCTAAATATACTTACGGTATTTTAGAAAAACAATTCAGAAACTTATTCGAAAAAGCGGCTGCTTCTAAAGGTGTAACAGGTGAAATCCTTTTACAATTATGTGAAGCTCGTTTAGATAACGTAGTTTTCAGAATGGGTATCGCTCCGTCTAGAAGAGCTGCACGTCAAATTGTATCTCACAGACATATTACTGTAAATGGTGAAGTGGTTAACGTTCCTTCTTACCATTTAAAACCTGGTGACAAAGTTGCTGTTCGTGAAAAATCTAAATCTTTAGAAGCTATCGAACGTTCTTTATCTGCATCTTCTCACGTATATGAATGGATTACTTGGAATAACGATACTAAAGAAGGTACTTTCGTGTCTGTTCCTCAAAGAATCCAAATTACTGAGAATATCAAAGAACAACTTATCGTCGAATTGTACAACAAATAATAATTGACATCAGTCGAAAATTTATGGCAATATTTAATTTTCAAAAGCCCGATAAAGTTATCATGATCGATTCTACTGACTTCGAAGGAAAATTCGAATTCAGACCTCTTGAACCAGGTTACGGATTGACTGTTGGTAACGCACTTAGAAGAGTTTTACTTTCAGCATTGGAAGGATATGCTATCACATCTGTTCGTATCGAAGGTGTTGATCATGAATTCTCTACTATTTCTGGTGTTGTTGAAGATGTTACTGAAATTATCCTTAATCTAAAACAAGTACGTTTCAAACGTCAAATTGAAGATATCGATAACGAAGCTGTGACAATATCAATCACAGGAAAAGATCAAGTTACTGCTGGGGATTTCCAAAAATTTATTTCTGGGTTCCAAGTGTTAAACCCTGAGTTGGTAATTTGTAACCTTGATAGTAAAGTTAACCTTAATATGGAACTTACTATTGAGAAAGGTAGAGGATATGTGCCAGCAGAAGAAAACAAAAAACAAAACGCTGCAATAGGTACAATCTTTACAGATTCAATCTTTACACCAGTAAAGAACGTGAAGTATGCTATCGAAAACTTCCGTGTAGAGCAAAAAACGGATTATGAAAAATTAGTTTTTGAAATTAAAACTGATGGATCTATTCATCCAAAAGATGCTCTTACTGAAGCTGCAAAAGTATTAATTCACCACTTTATGTTGTTCTCTGATGAGAGAATTACATTGGAGGCTGATGAAATTGCTCAAACAGAATCATATGATGAAGAATCATTACACATGAGACAGTTGTTGAAAACTAAACTTGTGGACATGGACTTATCTGTAAGAGCTTTAAATTGCTTAAAAGCAGCTGAAGTTGATACGTTGGGCGACTTAGTATCGTTTAATAAAAATGACTTAATGAAGTTCCGTAACTTTGGTAAAAAATCATTAACTGAGCTTGATGAATTAGTTGCCAATAAGAATTTAACATTCGGAATGGACTTGTCAAAATACAAATTAGATAAAGAATAATTTACTTCATATTTTGCTCTCCAAAGAGGATTGAAGCAAGATGAAGTTTAAAAAGCAATGTCATGAGACACGGAAAAAAAGTAAATCATTTAAGCAGACAGGCAGGACATAGAAAAGCTATGTTGGCTAATATGGCATGTTCATTAATCGAACACAAGCGTATTAACACTACTGTTGCTAAAGCGAAAGCGTTAAAACAATTTGTTGAGCCGCTTATCACTAAATCAAAAGAAGATACTACTCACAATCGTCGTATCGTTTTCTCATACTTAAAAAGCAAATACGCTGTAACTGATTTATTCAGAGATGTAGCTGCTAAAGTTGGTGACCGTCCTGGAGGATATACTCGTATCATCAAGTTAGGAAACCGTTTAGGGGATAACGCAGATATGGCTATGATTGAGTTAGTGGATTTCAACGAAATCTACAACGGTGGTAAAAAAGAAGTTAAAAAAGCAAAAAGTCGTCGTGGTGGTGCTAAAGCTAAAAAAGCTGATGCTACTCCTGAAGCTCCTGCAACTGAAGAAT contains:
- the infA gene encoding translation initiation factor IF-1 translates to MAKQSAIEQDGSIIEALSNAMFRVELENGHIVIAHISGKMRMHYIKLLPGDKVKLEMSPYDLSKARITYRY
- the rpsN gene encoding 30S ribosomal protein S14, whose protein sequence is MAKESMKAREVKRQKTVEKYAEKRKALLEAGDYAALQKLPKNASPVRLHNRCKLTGRPRGYMRQFGISRVTFREMANSGLIPGVKKASW
- the rpsE gene encoding 30S ribosomal protein S5 encodes the protein MYHNYKNVELVKPSGLELKDRLVSVNRVTKVTKGGRAFGFSAIVVVGDEHGVVGHGLGKSKDVSEAIAKAVEDAKKNLVRIPLSGHSVPHEQKGKFGGARVFLMPASHGTGVIAGGAVRAVLESVGVHDVLSKSQGSSNPHNVVKATFDALLQMRSAVTVAKQRGVSLEKVFKG
- the rpsD gene encoding 30S ribosomal protein S4: MARYTGPKTKIARKFGEAIFGDDKAFEKRNYPPGQHGLAKKRGKKSEYAIQLMEKQKAKYTYGILEKQFRNLFEKAAASKGVTGEILLQLCEARLDNVVFRMGIAPSRRAARQIVSHRHITVNGEVVNVPSYHLKPGDKVAVREKSKSLEAIERSLSASSHVYEWITWNNDTKEGTFVSVPQRIQITENIKEQLIVELYNK
- the rplQ gene encoding 50S ribosomal protein L17, producing the protein MRHGKKVNHLSRQAGHRKAMLANMACSLIEHKRINTTVAKAKALKQFVEPLITKSKEDTTHNRRIVFSYLKSKYAVTDLFRDVAAKVGDRPGGYTRIIKLGNRLGDNADMAMIELVDFNEIYNGGKKEVKKAKSRRGGAKAKKADATPEAPATEESSESAE
- the rpsM gene encoding 30S ribosomal protein S13; the encoded protein is MARIAGVDIPKNKRGVIALTYIFGIGKSRAIEILEKAQVSQDKKVQDWNDDEIGAIRDAVSYYKIEGELRSETSLNIKRLMDIGCYRGIRHRAGLPLRGQRTKNNSRTRKGKRKTVANKKKATK
- the rpsK gene encoding 30S ribosomal protein S11 — translated: MAKTSTKKRKVIVESTGEAHISATFNNIIISLTNKKGEVVSWSSAGKMGFRGSKKNTPYAAQMAAEDCSKVALEAGLKKVKVFVKGPGNGRESAIRSIHNSGIEVTEIIDVTPLPHNGCRPPKRRRV
- the rplE gene encoding 50S ribosomal protein L5, with amino-acid sequence MTYIPRLKEEYKSRVIAALTAEFGYKNVMQVPKLEKIVLSKGVGAAVSDKKLIDYAVEELTKITGQKAVATISKKDVASFKLRKGMPIGAKVTLRGERMYEFLDRLITASLPRVRDFGGIKSSGFDGRGNYNLGVLEQIIFPEIDIDKVNKISGMDITFVTSADTDKEAKSLLAELGLPFKKN
- the secY gene encoding preprotein translocase subunit SecY, encoding MKKFIESLQNVWKIEELKNRILITLGFLLVYRFGAQVTLPGIDASKLQGLTNQTDKGIGWLIDVFTGGAFSQASVFALGIMPYISASIVVQLMGIAIPYLQKLQNEGESGRKKMNQITRWLTIGITLVQGPGYIYNLYRTLPADAFLLGFNSFGFLFSSVIILTTGTIFAMWLGEKITDKGIGNGISLLILVGIVARMPQAFIQEFSSVVSNNNGGPMLIVLEVIIWLLVIIACILMVMAVRKVPVQYARRSVSGDLEQDLMGGNRQFIPLKLNASGVMPIIFAQAIMFIPAAIAGLSSSETARSISTRFQNIFGWEYNLLFATLIIVFTYFYTAITVPTNKMADDLKRSGGFIPGVKPGVETADFLDRVMSLITFPGSLFLALLAVFPAIVQTAMGVQTQWALFFGGTSLLILVGVAIDTVQQINSYLLNKHYDGLMKSGKNRKAVA
- the rpmD gene encoding 50S ribosomal protein L30: MAKIKVKQVRSKINCPVNQKRVLESLGLRKMGQVVEHDANPAILGMVNKVKHLVSVEEA
- the rplR gene encoding 50S ribosomal protein L18 — protein: MSLTKTDRRQRIQYRIRKIVSGTAARPRLSVFRSNKEIYAQLIDDVNGVTLLAASSREKGVDTKGTKVEIAAAVGKLVAEKALKAGIDNVTFDRGGYLYHGRVQSLAEGARAAGLKF
- a CDS encoding DNA-directed RNA polymerase subunit alpha, with the translated sequence MAIFNFQKPDKVIMIDSTDFEGKFEFRPLEPGYGLTVGNALRRVLLSALEGYAITSVRIEGVDHEFSTISGVVEDVTEIILNLKQVRFKRQIEDIDNEAVTISITGKDQVTAGDFQKFISGFQVLNPELVICNLDSKVNLNMELTIEKGRGYVPAEENKKQNAAIGTIFTDSIFTPVKNVKYAIENFRVEQKTDYEKLVFEIKTDGSIHPKDALTEAAKVLIHHFMLFSDERITLEADEIAQTESYDEESLHMRQLLKTKLVDMDLSVRALNCLKAAEVDTLGDLVSFNKNDLMKFRNFGKKSLTELDELVANKNLTFGMDLSKYKLDKE
- the ykgO gene encoding type B 50S ribosomal protein L36, with amino-acid sequence MKVRASVKKRSAECIIVRRKGRLYVINKKNPRFKQRQG
- the rplO gene encoding 50S ribosomal protein L15, which encodes MNLSNLQPAEGSTHNQNKRVGRGEGSGKGGTAARGHKGAKSRSGYSKKIGFEGGQMPLQRRVPKFGFKNINRVEYQGVNLDTLQALVDNGYATDTVDFATLVENRLATKTEVVKILGRGELKAKLKVSAHKFTATAKAAIEAAGGEAIEL
- the rplF gene encoding 50S ribosomal protein L6, with product MSRIGKNPIAIPAGVTVEVKDAVVTVKGKLGQLSQEFTNNVTVTVEENQVLVSRAADSKEERAQHGLYRALINNMITGVSTGFTKELEFVGVGYRASNQGNKLDLALGYSHNIVLEVAPEVVVETISEKGKNPIVKLTSYDKQLLGQVAAKIRGFRKPEPYKGKGIKFVGEVLRRKAGKSA
- the rpsH gene encoding 30S ribosomal protein S8; the encoded protein is MYTDPIADYLTRVRNAVKANHKVVEIPASNLKKEITKILFDQGYILSYKFEDSTVQGTIKIALKYDKDTKEPVIKDIQRISKPGLRKYAGASKLPRILNGLGIAIVSTSKGVMTGKQAKQLNVGGEVICYVY